The Meiothermus sp. QL-1 nucleotide sequence AGCATGGGCTTGGGCGCAGCCCCTACGATGCGCTCTACCGGCTGGCCGTTTTTGAATAGGATGAGGGTGGGAATCCCCTGCACATGGTAGGCGGCCTGGGCCAGGGGGTGGTGGTCCACGTTGAGCTTGACGATCTTGAGCCGGCCCGCGTACTCCCGGGCCAGCTCCTCCAGTATGGGAGCTATGAGCCGGCAAGGACCGCACCACTCCGCCCAGAAGTCCACCAGCACCGGCACGCTGGCCTGCAGCTCTGGGGTAAGCCCCTGGGTGGCGTTCACCAGCCAGGGCAGGGGCTTCTTGCAAGCTCCGCAGACCGGCACCTGGCCCGCAGGGGGGTTGCCGAGGCGGTTCTTGGCACCACACTGAACGCAAGCGACAACATTCTCACCTGGCATAGGCGCCTCCTAGCAGCTAGGCCGCTGCCGCTGTACGGGTCTCGAAGGTAAGGCCCAGAGGGCCGAGGCCTACGTAGACGTGGGCCCCATCGGGCACTTCGCCTGCGAGGATTTTGCGCGAAAGCGGGGTCTCGAGCTCCCGCTGGATCACCCGCTTCAGGGGCCTGGCGCCAAAAACCGGGTCGTAGCCGCGGCTGGCCAGGAAGTCGAGGGCCTCCTGCGAGAGCTCCAGGGCAACACGGCGCTCGCTCAACCGGCGCCGCACGGCCTCGAGCTGAATCTGCACGATTGCGGCAATCTGCTCCCGGGCCAGAGGCCGGAAGACCACGATCTCGTCCAGCCGGTTGAGGAACTCAGGGCGGAAGTGCTGCTGCAAAACGCCAAAAACCCGCTCCCGAATGCCCTCGTAGCTCAGGCCGGACTGGATGCCCTCCAGAATCAGGGGGCTTCCCAGGTTGGAGGTGAGGATGATCACGGTGTTGCGGAAGTCCACCGTGCGGCCCTGGCCATCGGTGAGGCGGCCGTCGTCCAGAACCTGCAAGAGCACGTTGAACACATCCGGGTGGGCCTTCTCAATCTCATCGAAGAGCACCACCGAATAGGGCCGCCGCCGCACCGCCTCGGTGAGCTGCCCTCCCTCTTCGTAGCCCACATACCCCGGCGGGGCCCCGATGAGACGGGCCACGGTGTGCTTCTCCTGGTACTCCGACATGTCCAGGCGCACCATGTTGTTCTCGGTGTCGAAGAGGGTGGCGGCCAGGGTCTTGGCCAGCTCGGTCTTGCCCACCCCGGTGGGCCCCAGGAAGAGGAAGGAACCGATGGGCCGGTTGGGGTCTTTGAGCCCGGCGCGGGCCCGCCGGATGGCATCGGCCACCGCCCGGATGGCCTCGTCCTGGCCCACCACCCGCCGGTGCAGCTCGTCCTCCAGCCGCAAAAGCTTCTCCCGCTCGCCCTCCATCAGCTTGGCCACCGGGATGCCAGTCCAGCGCGAGACGATGGCCGCGATGTCCTCCTCAGTAACCATGGGCCGTACGAACTGCGCTCCGGCCATCTGGTCGGCCAGCTCGTTGACCTCCTGCTCCAGCCTGGGCAGCTCGCCGTAGCGGAGCTGGGCGGCCTTGTTCAGGTCGTAGGCCCGCTCGGCCTGCTCAATTTCCCTGCGCACCTCGTCCAGGCGCTGCTGAGCCGCGCGAAGCTTCTGCATCACCTCGCGCTCGGCCTCCCACAGGGCCTGCTGCTTTTTAATCTCGGCCTCGAGCCCGGCGATCTCCTTCTCCAGCTCGCCCAGGCGGAACTTGCTCTCGGCGTCGGTCTCCTTCTTGAGGGCCTCCCGCTCGATCTCGAGCTGGAGCTTCCTGCGGTTCAGGGCATCGATGCTCTCAGGCGAGGACTCCAGCGCCATGCGGAGCCGGGCCGCGGCCTCGTCCACCAGGTCGATGGCCTTGTCCGGCAGCTTGCGGTCGGCGATGTAGCGGTGCGAGAGCTGGGCTGCGGCGATGAGGGCCGGGTCGGAGATGCGCACCCCGTGGTGCACCTCGTACTTCTCCTTGATACCCCGCAGGATGCTCACCGTCTCCTCCACCGTGGGCTCGTCCACATAAACCGGCTGGAAGCGCCGCTCCAGGGCCGGGTCCTTCTCAATCTCGCGGTACTCGTCCAGGGTGGTGGCCCCGATCAGGTGCAGCTCGCCCCGGGCCAGCGCCGGTTTGAGCATGTTGCCCGCGTCCACCGCCCCCTCGGCCTTACCTGCCCCCACCACGGTGTGGAGCTCGTCAATGAAGAGGATAATCTGGCCTGCGCTTTGGACGGTTTCCTGGATGACCGCCTTGAGCCGCTCCTCGAACTCGCCCCGGTACTTGGCCCCAGCCAAGAGGGAACCCATCTGCAGGCTCACGATGCGCTTGCCCTTGAGCCCTTCGGGCACATCGCCCTTCACGATGCGCTGGGCCAGCCCCTCGACCACCGCCGTCTTCCCCACCCCGGGCTCACCGATCAGTACGG carries:
- the trxA gene encoding thioredoxin, encoding MPGENVVACVQCGAKNRLGNPPAGQVPVCGACKKPLPWLVNATQGLTPELQASVPVLVDFWAEWCGPCRLIAPILEELAREYAGRLKIVKLNVDHHPLAQAAYHVQGIPTLILFKNGQPVERIVGAAPKPMLVQRLEPHL
- the clpB gene encoding ATP-dependent chaperone ClpB produces the protein MNLERFTEQARQAIAQSQVLARESAHAQIDLPHLATVLLRDAAGLAAQVLRRAGQDPHSIYQAAQTELGRLPRVSGAPGGQYLSARLASVLERAEKLASELKDRFVALDTLLLALAETGYGGLQAEGVRRAMLEVRGGRNVNSEHAEGTYNALEQYGLDLTRQAEQGKLDPVIGRDEEIRRVIQILLRRTKNNPVLIGEPGVGKTAVVEGLAQRIVKGDVPEGLKGKRIVSLQMGSLLAGAKYRGEFEERLKAVIQETVQSAGQIILFIDELHTVVGAGKAEGAVDAGNMLKPALARGELHLIGATTLDEYREIEKDPALERRFQPVYVDEPTVEETVSILRGIKEKYEVHHGVRISDPALIAAAQLSHRYIADRKLPDKAIDLVDEAAARLRMALESSPESIDALNRRKLQLEIEREALKKETDAESKFRLGELEKEIAGLEAEIKKQQALWEAEREVMQKLRAAQQRLDEVRREIEQAERAYDLNKAAQLRYGELPRLEQEVNELADQMAGAQFVRPMVTEEDIAAIVSRWTGIPVAKLMEGEREKLLRLEDELHRRVVGQDEAIRAVADAIRRARAGLKDPNRPIGSFLFLGPTGVGKTELAKTLAATLFDTENNMVRLDMSEYQEKHTVARLIGAPPGYVGYEEGGQLTEAVRRRPYSVVLFDEIEKAHPDVFNVLLQVLDDGRLTDGQGRTVDFRNTVIILTSNLGSPLILEGIQSGLSYEGIRERVFGVLQQHFRPEFLNRLDEIVVFRPLAREQIAAIVQIQLEAVRRRLSERRVALELSQEALDFLASRGYDPVFGARPLKRVIQRELETPLSRKILAGEVPDGAHVYVGLGPLGLTFETRTAAAA